The DNA segment AAAAAGCCGGTGGTAAACTGGTCTCGGACCTGACCACATCGGCCGACCTGATTGCCCGGTACGGCAAGGCCGCTTTGCTTGCGCTCGCGGGCCGAGGGCTCGGTGCAGATGATGCCGCAGAACTGCTGAAGCAGGAGAGCGAAGAGAACGAGCACCTGGTCGAGCTGATCATCAGTGCGGAGAAGGCGGTCCTGAAACGGCGGTTTCATCGGTCCGGGTGGCGAACAGCGAGCAGATCGCAAGCGCAACCGCTCGAAAACGCGGAGCGGATACCGGAGGATGCACGCCAGCAGTCGGACCGTTAGCCCGTCACGCACGGCGGTCGGTATATCACGTTCTTCGCGCCTGCCGCCCCGTTCACCCGTGCTTCAGATGCACGTCCATCTGCGGGAACGGTATTTCCACGCCCTCACGCCGGTACGCCTCGAGCATGCCCTTCCTCAGGTCGAGCGTGACCGTCCACCAGTCCGCGGTCTTCGTCCAAGCGCGGAGTTGCAGGTTCACGGCCGAATCGGCAAGCTCAAGAAGAGCAACCATCGGTGCAGGATCATCGAGTACCAGCGTATGATCCTTCATCAGCGCCAGCGCGATCGGAATCGCTTTGTCCAGGTCGGTTGCGTAACTGACACTGACATCGACCTCCACCCGTCTCGTGGGCATGCGCGTGAAATTGACGATCGGACTGCCCCAGACGAGCTTGTTCGGAATAATGACCAATTTGTTATCTAACGTCCGGAGCTCGGTGGCCATCATGCCGACCGCACTCACTATCCCCGTCTGTCCATTTGTGGTAACCACCTCATCCTTATCTATCGGCCGCAGTGCAGCCAGCCAGATGCCCGCGAAGATATTTGTCAGGGTGTCCTGCAGGCCAAAGCCCAGGACCAGGCCGATGACCGCCGAAAGCCCGAGCACCACCGAACTGACGCTGATGCCCAGCGCGCGCACCGCCAGCAGTATCACGACCACGTAGAGCAGAACGCTGAACAGCCGTCCAAGGAACTCAACAATCAGCTCCGGTAGTTTCGTCTTTGCCAGTTCACTCTTGAATACCCCGATAACGATCCTCGTGCACAGCCACCCGATGACGAGGA comes from the Methanomicrobia archaeon genome and includes:
- a CDS encoding mechanosensitive ion channel family protein, producing MIPLGQTIPYTEITLMQLIMAIAVLVIGWLCTRIVIGVFKSELAKTKLPELIVEFLGRLFSVLLYVVVILLAVRALGISVSSVVLGLSAVIGLVLGFGLQDTLTNIFAGIWLAALRPIDKDEVVTTNGQTGIVSAVGMMATELRTLDNKLVIIPNKLVWGSPIVNFTRMPTRRVEVDVSVSYATDLDKAIPIALALMKDHTLVLDDPAPMVALLELADSAVNLQLRAWTKTADWWTVTLDLRKGMLEAYRREGVEIPFPQMDVHLKHG